The window aacaaataaaataatagactTTTATTAACTGAAAATCACTTTGCACACAAAAACAATcctgcatcaatttaaccatgatcaaagggtcaaaatcttgtcatatttgttttaatttaatacttttttaaaaatacccAACCCGTATAACtaggaagatttttaaaaatatatattatttaaaaagatttatcgtttcttttttttaaaattaccaCTTTACTATGTATTGTTGGCCTATTAGGGACAACTTACAGCTAGAGGGCTAGCATACTCTCTTAGAAAGATAAATATAACCACTTATggcttaataataataacaataattcaTACAATTGAATTTTTGCGAGAACTTGAATTCATAACTTCTTGTTCGACAGGTCAAACAATTCATAACTTCTTGTTCGATAGGTCAAacaagtatattttttttataatttgtttttatttaatttcatcTTTCTAATAGTCCATAGTTTTATACATGGCAAAATGTGCTGGTCATTTAACATATCAGAACAAGCCAAATTTTAGCACTGATCGGACCAAAGTCccttttatttcctttttatttatttatatttatttttatcaaggtccaaatgaataaaaaaaaaatacttcttCAACTAGTATCATGTCAGTataatcaatgttttaaaaccggtattttaatcataccgGTGTGGAAATAATTTCCGGTATTATCAGAATCACCGGATATActggccggtacgactattttagtttattttgttactgttctacaaaatttgttacaatttaatgaaaatagacaaaaactaattataattcactcaaaataataccaaatagatatttcataacaaaactaacactaaagtatcataaaagaatatttaaaaattctttttaaaaaaaattaaaataccggAATGGTATTACCGAAAATATCGGGAATACGGAAATACCGACCGATatgaaatagtgaaaataccagaAAAACACCGGGATTAAAATACCGGAGGATGCtcaaataccggtaataccggccggtatataccggtatttaaaacattgagtataataataacattgtatatatattaggcGAACATTCTTCTCTAGCTTTTTCTCACTATATTCCAAGATTTTTAACTTCATCAGATTTTATTTTCTAGTAGTTAACAGACAAGTTAAAATGCATTTATAGTGTATATACGTTTCAAACCCTGTACTAGATCGTCATTGGGTACGGGCATTTTCAACTATCTTTGTTTTCTTTCGTTGACATTAGACTTTTCGTTCTATAATCAGGACGCTTGATGACGATTGACTTGGAATAATTGAGTTTTGATAAAAATCAATTTGTTCATTGGCTAGAGTTATAGTAAAATACTAATAATCACTATTATATTCTTGATGcccaaatataataacaaattaacaatttgTCTCAACTTCAATCTTTTCCACCTTCATCTACATGGTGGCCTAGTGGGCTAAATTTCTTTTCTAGTGGTCCCTTGTTAACATTTGTCACTTttgaaaccaattttttttttttttttttaatgtaatggACCCTTAATCCCAATTACCAAATAATATTTTATGGGTAGTAAAACCAATAAAACAATTACTcccttaattttttaaattttaattagttgaaCCCCAAAATACCCTTGTTATTTATTCATTAGAAGAAATCTCAACTATTCATTTTTCTCAGTCAActtgttgatgatttttgaCGCCACACTCTCGTCATCTTGACCTTAGAAATGGATGGTAGAGatttgttttctagttttcaccatttttctagttttcaaatgattagAACCCTTATAATactatatgactatatataatgaaaatgataaaaacGAACTCTTCGTAGAAGAGTTGGCCACCAGTTGTCACTTTCTAGGAACAACAtgggttcgaatcttgccaaaggcagaattgaatttaagtggttgaattaccttgacactatctctgttgggggttatgtgggtaccaattccATAAATGAGATCAAATGGTTCTTATCAATCTACCGTTTAATGGAAATGATAAAATGGGTAGGTTATGAGATTTAGTGGTTCAAGAGGGAGGTGGGTGGGTCTCGAGGTTAGAGTTTAAATCCAGATGTTGACGTTTAACTAGTAACTTGGTGAAAACCAACAACTAACATTTACTGTTAAAATAAAGgaataactgcagaaaatacaAAGCACCTTTCAACCAATTCACaaaaatagcagtgacctttaaaagttttgttttttagaaatgaactttcatttattaccggaaatagcaacatttgacacgtggacaatgtgacgtggacattttttgtttatgtgGCATTTTTAATGACGTTTCATTCTTTACAACacagaaaatagaaaggacCTTTCAAACAATACGAAAATAGcaatgacctttaaaagtttactttttagcAATGAACTTTAGTTTATAGTCGGATTACTAGAACACCTCGTCAGTGTTGGATGTGGAGATAGTTTTTTCTTCGATTTCTTCAACTAACTTAGAAACCGTCGACAGTTTGTTCGAGTTCTTGAAAACCTCTGGACCTTCGCCATCTGGATCTATCTCATGTGCGGACAAACTCTTCTTAAACAAACCAAATCTGGCTTATGAAACTCTCGTCTCACCTGAATATCCGCAGGATCTCTCTCTGACGAAAACAAAGACGTTTTGACATCTAgttttagagattttaaaatTCGAGATAGACGAAGAAGATATAGATCTATGTCTCCTTTATGAACTTCATACACAACTTCTCAATGTTTGAAAATGGAAGAgacacaacaaaaataaatgaaaagaaggtGAAATTAGCTTCAGAATATAATGACGAGAAAAAAAATACCTTGTCGGAACCGAAACTGAAACGAAGCCATTTTGGGGGGAAATGATATGactgataaaaattaaatagtaaataaataaaatataatgtcacgtcattaaaaaatgccACGTAATCAAAAATGTCCGTATCACCATGTCCACGTGTTAAATGTTGCTATTtccggtaataaatgaaagttcatttctaaataacaaaacttttaaaggtcactaaaggtgctttctattttctgcagttatccctaaaataaataaataaataaactctACCCATAGAGGCGGATTGTTGCAATCTTTCATGTTCTAGCTGTTGTGTAGTTTTAAGTGTTGTTGGCTCCAATAGTCCAATGTCTTTCAGTCTAGTTGGTTCACACCATCTGCATATCACTTTCATACAACCGGGTAAATTAACGCAGGAGGTTTTCCCTGTTTGGATACGCGGGGGTGTTTACCTAAGGAGGTTTTTAACCTGTGATCTCATGTATGAAAACAAAACGTCTGATCACTAAGCCACCTTGGTGATGATTTTTGACGCCTCACTCTCGTCATGTTTGATCACCTGATACAACATTTTCTCTTTTCAGACCAATTACTACATAGCCGACCCATTTCATTGAAAATATTTCAACTAACTGATTCTTTGATCATTCACGAAAATTGAACCATATTCTTGTAAACAGTATTATTAGCTTGTGTTAGTCAGGTCAAAGAAGTTCATGAAGTCTTTCTTCTACATCTCATACCACTTATTAGTCATAtcctaaatttttaaatttctcaATGCCATCACTTTCCTTCTTCCAACCATTTTCCTAAATGTCAAGTAGTACGTAGTTTATAATAAAAccatgatttattttttattcaaaacttAAACTAATGCCCATAAAATAACAATCTTGATGTAACAATTATATTAGATCTAACCTATCCCCATCTTCATCTTTCTTATTCTTATATCacaaattttcaaataattttgcCTAACTTAATGGACAGATTGGTTAAGGCAGATGTGAAAGAGGTGAACCTAGTCTTTACCAGAGGCCAGAAATGTTGTACAACTTTCGTGTTAACGAATTTGATGCATACTATGCCAGTTGCGGTTTCTCTAAACACTACAAACCCAACGGTCCTCTCATTTACCCAATCTTTCTCAATAATCCCTCCTCTTGCTACTGCGTCTTTTACGTTGATATTATCTAAACCGTCTGATCATCCTCCAATATCTACCCCACCAGACAACGTTCTGGTTCGTTCATCCATGCTGCCCACTGGAAAAGCGAATCAGGATGATCTAAAACGTATATTTTCTAGACCCGGGCCACATATTTTTAAAGATGTAACCGTCCCTATATCTTTTGTTGGGCCTCATGTAATTGAATTCTTGACTTCTTCTTCACTTTCCAAGACCCTTGAAATCGCGTTTATTTTGTCAAATGCGATTTCATGGTGTGATGAATCTCAGCTGTCTAGTTTGTTGAGGCCTGCAGCTATGAGTGGAAACAGTTATGTTGTTTCGTCTTTGCTTGATTCTGGTGCTACTGTAAATAAAATTGATCCTGATAGTGAATCTGTACTCTCTTTGGCTATTAAATCTGGAGATATTGATACTGTTCGGATTTTGGTTGAATCAAGTTATGTGGTTGATCATGAAAATGACCTGTTGTTGCACGCTGCAGCTTCTATGAACCGGGTGGATATAATGGAAGTTTTGTGCATGGGCTATTTAGATCTAGATATGAATTCAGTTGACTCTAAAGGTCAAACACCTCTTCATGTGGCTGCAACTCATGGTTATGTTGAAGTACTCGAGTTCTTGATTACATTAGGATGTGACCCTGATTTAGCCGATCAAAATGGCTGGACTGCAATCCATTGTGCTTCTGCCAAAGGGCATATAGAAGCCGTTGAGTGCCTGCTAAATTCGTGCAAGTATGCAAAATATGCAGTAAATAAGGAAGGAAAATCTGCCTATTCTCTAGCAGTTGAGAACGGGCATACAGGTTTATACGATATGTTATATTTGAGTGATGTTCTGCATACATTTGCAAGAAAAGGGGACGTGGAAGAAATGAAAAAGTGTTTAGCAGAAGGTGCGAAAGTGAATGGAAAGGATCAAAATGGTTGGACACCTCTGCATAGAGCTGCGTTTAAGGGTCATATTGATTGTGTCAAGCTTTTGCTAAATCATGGTGCGCGGGTTGATCTGGTGGATGGTAGTGGCTACACGGCTCTGCATCGTGCAGTAGATGCAGGGAATGCACAGGTCGCGATGGTACTAATAGGTCATGGTGCAAAAGCAAATATGAAGTCTTTTGTGGTTCCTTTTGAGTTTGATTCGGTTAAGAAGTACTCTCCTGTTGCAACTCCTATTCGTCACAAGACACAAAGAGCATAGATTTTACACAAATGTATGATCCATGTATAGTTTAGAGTTATGTCACGTATAATTTTACATGGTTAGTGAAATAGATTATCGTCCATAATCAATAGGACCGTTtggaccttttttttttccaatgaaCTTGTATATTGCAAACCGCAAAGTCATATTGGTTACGAAAAATCTTGCAGTATCAGTTTAATTGTTTGGAGGCCCAACTTATTGGAGTCTGtttggtattttatttttttcgcACAAACGATTATTTTGGAGTTGTGATCAACCTATAAAACTAGTTACTTTTTGCATAAacaattattgaaaaatgaaagCGACTCCGGGAGGGGACAGATGCGCTCGTTGAAGGCATAGATAATATCATCCATCTGCTTATCATCACCAGCGGTAGCAGCAGCACCTGTAGTAGCCAGAAAAGTAGTAATCGGGTGGAATAATGGGGCTGTTGGGGTCAGACGGTGGTGAGACCTTAACCACTCTTCAGGAGCAACAGTATGACCATAGGGAGCATTCTCTCCGTCTTGCCCGGACCAATCTTCATCGAAAATCTTTGACATCTTGGGCCTTAATCCCCGTTAGAAACATCAATTTCCTTCACTCCCATTCACTCGGATCCACATCGTCCAGACTATACCCCTTAGCCATCGCCATGTTCCTTAACTTACCACCATCTTCATTCCTCACGGACCGTCCATTCCCATATCGCCTTTAATTGGATCTATCTTGATCTTCTAGGGTTTCTTTTCCATTTAATTTGCGATCTCCATCGAATTGGGATTTTTATAGATTATTTCATTATTATGCCTATAGATGTCACGGGTGGTTCCCCTTGTTTCTTCCATCCTACTTAAAAATATCAACcaaatttttttgattaatttaccttttctaagttcttttttatttcttttagtatacataacttttatattagataaaaactaaatatgTGGTTTTCATGTACATAAAAAATCACTtgcatataaatttttaaatatcttttttgtataataaaaaGTAGATTAGATCTTTCATGtcttttatggattaaaatgtgaaagatATAAAACCTGACAAATATATATTCGTATTCTCTTTACATTATATATGTCACTTGAATATGTATTTGTAAGTATAttgattatgaatttatgatggTATATTAACACTTCATAAAATTACATAGACGGGTAGCTTTTTCACATGCTTCAACATGTATGTGAT is drawn from Erigeron canadensis isolate Cc75 chromosome 9, C_canadensis_v1, whole genome shotgun sequence and contains these coding sequences:
- the LOC122582956 gene encoding protein VAPYRIN-LIKE-like, with amino-acid sequence MDRLVKADVKEVNLVFTRGQKCCTTFVLTNLMHTMPVAVSLNTTNPTVLSFTQSFSIIPPLATASFTLILSKPSDHPPISTPPDNVLVRSSMLPTGKANQDDLKRIFSRPGPHIFKDVTVPISFVGPHVIEFLTSSSLSKTLEIAFILSNAISWCDESQLSSLLRPAAMSGNSYVVSSLLDSGATVNKIDPDSESVLSLAIKSGDIDTVRILVESSYVVDHENDLLLHAAASMNRVDIMEVLCMGYLDLDMNSVDSKGQTPLHVAATHGYVEVLEFLITLGCDPDLADQNGWTAIHCASAKGHIEAVECLLNSCKYAKYAVNKEGKSAYSLAVENGHTGLYDMLYLSDVLHTFARKGDVEEMKKCLAEGAKVNGKDQNGWTPLHRAAFKGHIDCVKLLLNHGARVDLVDGSGYTALHRAVDAGNAQVAMVLIGHGAKANMKSFVVPFEFDSVKKYSPVATPIRHKTQRA